AGTCTTCGCCACTTTCAATCTTTGGCCCCGTTTGGCCTGAATAGTTTTTCCGTTTACCGGTAAAGCTTTTTTGGGCTCTTGATTCACCGCTGCCCAAATTGATATTGATAGTACTTACTGTTATACCGTTACTTTGCAAATTATTTTTAAGCTGGTCGAGGTTTGACTGAATAGCCTGTTTAACCTGCTCGTTTTCAACTTCTATACTTGCCTGCAAATTACTCTCCACATAATCCACTACCAGTTTCACAGTTCCGAGATTCTTCGGTGTAATATGAAAAGTGATGCTCTGTTTTTCGTTTGTATTAAGATATTTGTTTATCTCTGTTATGATTTCGTTCGACTTGATTTTTTTGACTGATTCCGAAAACAATCCTGCTTCCGAAATAATCTTTTCACCTACGGGATTTTCAATTTTATTAACACCCTTATCAAAAGCAACTGTGCTAACATTCTCATGTGATTTCATCGATTCCTGCTTAATTCCCGCACAGGCATCATTTTTTATTATGTGCTCGAAATTCTGCTTACCTTCAACTTTATTAGTTGTATTGTTTTTTTGATCGGTATCAGTCGATTTAGAATTATTATCTTCCTGCCTGGAGAATGCCTTATCACCTGACTCCATTTCCGGATCGGATACCCGTTCTTGATAATCACTCATTGCAGAATGATTTTTTTCTATAAACGTTTTACTTTCATTTGGAGGATTGGGAAATTTTTCAGGATCAACATTTTCGGATTTTCCTGCTAAACTTGATTCTTTTTTTACAGAACTATTAACCGGTTCGGGCTTTACATTATTTTTGCCGGAACTGAATTCCCGGATACCGGAGAAAACATTTCCTGCATTTTCAACAAAATCTTTTTCGGTAAATATTAAATTATTATCGACTGATTTTTTTACCTGATCGGAATTATCTTTTACAATAGAAGCGGTTTTAATTTCAGGTAACTGGGAGCCGTATGAATTGAGTTCTGTAATCTTTCCTGAAGACTCTATTTTTATTGCCCTGAGGTATTCTGCACCATTAATTCTTTCTGTTCTAAATAGATCATTTTCCTTATTCTGTTTTTTGCTATCAACTAGAATGAGCTTGCTTTCTTTTATAGAATTCTCCTCACCATCGTTTATGGTTTCAGAATTTGTGCCGGACGTTTTGCTGAGATTCAATTCTTCGGCTGAATTTTCAGT
This Melioribacteraceae bacterium DNA region includes the following protein-coding sequences:
- a CDS encoding flagellar hook-length control protein FliK — its product is MNPLFFDKLTNDAGLLNALNSSNPETTHLFADIINVFAEENSPGVNNSNKYSLDQLLANINDLEITIPVNHELLEELAGIIHKSSGENLLSQDLYHLQDINITATKQSVNEEELIAFIEGLQNILNNSIDINSPGQEPPKLSDNLEQPGDDGDGDSIERTISLETIKSALINHDAVKFVLKSGGDKISLQVSAIENNLIAIPNNKFNTPINSTEPLTSPDKVSVENTDSTLQNQLNIPQDSIQPENSVSENQVLKSHENIEVNRNRYDELSDTVNEKGETARLYRIEVIQSESNNKSETSIPKHKGPFILDIKTSKEISSFLSKYNYEEGEFKVQGNLTENSAEELNLSKTSGTNSETINDGEENSIKESKLILVDSKKQNKENDLFRTERINGAEYLRAIKIESSGKITELNSYGSQLPEIKTASIVKDNSDQVKKSVDNNLIFTEKDFVENAGNVFSGIREFSSGKNNVKPEPVNSSVKKESSLAGKSENVDPEKFPNPPNESKTFIEKNHSAMSDYQERVSDPEMESGDKAFSRQEDNNSKSTDTDQKNNTTNKVEGKQNFEHIIKNDACAGIKQESMKSHENVSTVAFDKGVNKIENPVGEKIISEAGLFSESVKKIKSNEIITEINKYLNTNEKQSITFHITPKNLGTVKLVVDYVESNLQASIEVENEQVKQAIQSNLDQLKNNLQSNGITVSTININLGSGESRAQKSFTGKRKNYSGQTGPKIESGEDLSGTKKMGYNTYEYLA